The Dioscorea cayenensis subsp. rotundata cultivar TDr96_F1 chromosome 11, TDr96_F1_v2_PseudoChromosome.rev07_lg8_w22 25.fasta, whole genome shotgun sequence genomic interval ACTCATGAAGGAACTAGTCATGCTGAGGCAACAGCAACAGACCACAGATCATCAATTACAGACCTTAGGACAGCGCCTACAAGGAATGGAACAGCGACAACAACAAATGATGTCATTTCTTGCAAAGGCCATGCAGAGTCCTGGTTTCTTAGCTCAACTGGTGCAACAGCAGAATGACAGTAACAGGTGCATATCCGGAGGGACCAAAAAGCGGAGATTGCCAAAGCAAGAAGACAAATTGGATGGTGAAGAAGGAGCTTCTCTTGACGGTCAAATAATCAAATACCAGCCATTGATGAACGAGGCAGCAAAAGCAATGCTGATGCAGATCCTTAAGATGGACACTGATTCCCAAATGGAAAGCATGGGCAACTCCGGCAGTTACCTGATAAAGAATTTCCCTGGCAGTAATTCATCATCTCGAAACTCCAGCGTCACCCTGTCAGAAATGCCAGCAAGCTCCGTGGGCACTCCATACATGCCAGTGAGCTCTGGCTTGTCAACAATCTGCTCATCATCCACGGCTTCCGAGATCCAATCTAATGCAGCTGATTTGCCAGACATAAGTATGCTATCCACTGTTCCGGAGGCAATTTCTTCATGCCCAACTGACATGGACATTCCTGGGTTCTCCCCGACTGATATTCCAGAGGACAGCAACTTTGAAAGCTTGTACATGGATGGTGAAAGCTTCTCTCCTGATGCCGAAATTGAGATATTTGATGGGGACCAAAGGCTGCCTGATATCAATGATGCATTCTGGGAACAGTTTCTTTCTGGCAGTCCCATTTCCGGTGAAACTGAGGAGGTTGTTTCTGGAATGCAAGAAGCCACAACTAATCAAACAGAGTTGGATAGTTCTTGGACCAGTGCTCAGAACCTGGCTCAACTCAGTGAGCAGATGGGGCTTCTTTCATCCCAAGGCAAAGATTAGAaactttgttttaattttctctttttattattatttttttcctttttttttgtgtgctCTGATGATGTGGAACTTTCTGTGAGCCCATCCTTTCTATGGGTTTTCAAAGACACTCATTTTGAGACTCTGTTTTTAATGTTACAGACTTaattatatagatttatatatatatatatatatatacatttgtatCTATGTACATCATATGTTTGCGGTCTGGAATCCCCAGGTCTAATTTTTAGCAGTTTTATTCCTGGATGTGGGGTTAAATGTACAGTTTAAGGACAAGGAATTGAACAAATGAATGAGAATAGTTTTTATATGgggaatttttttatgtaaaagttTGTACTTGTGTATGCACATATCTCAAcaaagttaatatattattattttcttagtattgttataaaaaaaatcaactaatttAGATAAGTAATAGAGATAAGTAATAGATCAACTTTTTGTTTGGCAAAATCCAAAAGAAATttacaaatgcaaaaatatctcatttttacATGTGAATATATAACAATTGAGCAACCAAAGAACTCATAGTTAGCGGTATTTGACCTTGCTCTAAGGTAAGACAATTAAAAGATCTCAAGTTCAAGACTCATTagaagtgataatgacaatggGTCGTGTAAGTGCAGATTCGTAGCTCAAAACCTTTGTCTTTTGTTAATGATGCATGGATTGGACGGTTAATTTCCGCACACATCCTGTATCTAGCACTGAATCTAGTGCTTTTTtgcttttgttaaaaaaaagttaagcattttatttttcaaatttgatttttatatatggaatatcatatatgtaattttaataaaaaataatttataaaaaatttccacGCATATATTCATTTTGAGCCTATAGTCCTTGTAACTTTTCTATTTAcattttaatctttattttttaaatttttattcaatcttATACTATTGATATTTTAATCGAATGTTAAAAATATGTGTGAATAAAGTGAggataattttgtaattttaaattaatttgtatttaaaaataaaatttttaagaatcatcaataattttattttattttatttttttaagatttgatAAACTAGaaggatttattattttaattttctttttttaggaaCTGATAGAGACTGAGGTAGATGCTGttacttttttcaatttttaatatttaccaattaaaatataataataattaaataataaaaaatatgatgtcATCTtgaaaaatttcatcaaatatatgatatatccCGTGACATCTCACGGGCCATACGATTTTGTTTATCTTATCATTTACATGCGTTGGATTTGGATATCCTCCCTCCATGCCGCCATCCACTTTCCGTTTTagatatttgttttatttaaatattatttaaatttaataatcaaagataggattttttttttaaataattcctattgttattatcataataataaatttatttataatttactttattttatttagtcaCATACCCCTTCGCAAAGATGAAATTATTTGCATAATCTTTTActcaaaaattaattcaaatttttataaaattaaaatattctttGCATTATTTTTCACTTCTTTCATCTTATTATAACCATGATGGCACTTCAACATgcaaattttttctttcttatgtattgttatttaaaaaaaaaataaactttttttataaaaattaaataatcactTTTTCTACACTCCTCCCTAGGGATGGCAACgagtagggtatgggtagggtatgccaaaacccttatccgtacccgtaacccctaccctATACCCATCCCCTTACCtgtacccttcagggtaaaaaaaaaatcatacccttacccttacccgcagggtacgggtatacccacttaccgttgttcaaattatcaaattaaatttaaataataataaaaataaattaattatatattatattacaatctttaaacacatgtccataaattcaaaattacaagttgatatatatttgtttatcttaaattatataatcacataaaaaaatgacgctctatttaggactcaaatggtaactctaccttttgttttgttcatgtttaaccatcttggtttttgtttaaaaatttttttcatatatctactatttatatttttatatagcttcaaattttataaaaaaatctagtaagattttgaatataaaaaaacattataaataattctCATCgattatatccaattgattttttttattaagtatcttatttttttcggggatgttcttataatttatagaataaattattataaaaattatttttttaatatttgtttattttttttaatttaattataattcttaatatatatctaaaaattcaatttttgataatattatcaaacataaatatataaattaaataaaaatttaaaaataatatattaagagaaaaatttgaagtattatttttcaaattaatcaccatgaaaaatagatattgagtatgtcacacccaccccttctcaTCGAGGGTAAATGTAGCACCCATCgctaaaaattcccttttaactcgaAACCCGAcacctgttttaaacaaaatcggacctacaaatcacaatttacaacttttacaccaactacggggttcaaatacataaatatcatgaatacgataactcaaatttgagagtacaaccgctacaagatcacaacaccaacgacaagaaataaaagaaagggggacccactgcagtcccgGACTCAAcctcgactagctctatagtcgatcgagcaatctagggtcctcgcCTCCCTGCAGCCTACAGACATTCAGTTTGgtcagagtggcttaataatttcaaatacttaaatacgatatatatatagtatataaataccaacttctcaaataatttttccaacttttccaaaaataccgaatttttagcaaaatacaatctttaaagaacttttgaaacataaattcaacatagatcaacatcaattgattttctcagaaaacacaaattttgtaagatcacgcctcatcacaattcaaaaaaataacataaatttcaaattcaaaaataacgcaatacccaacactcacccaaagataacatgagtctagaaaactctctaaaccttcgccgtggcacGGGCTAGGTTcggagccgtcaaggaactcatgtccctaatcgctgacccatcggttcaccggccGGTGACCCCGGCCatcccgatgaatatccgaccggggctctccgctcccacccgaaccggccctcgtagaaatcaatactcgagtccaccacgccacctctaaaggctggcccgtggggacccactactgcagtagtcgggccttagcccgtcaccatcaaaaccatcaagtaaatacagcaataataccatcgatataaatcatatcacaggatccttttccaggacaagtattcacatcacggaaataaacattattttccacaaagccaatgccaaaagtataaccatgcataataccagtaaagatccatgataccattcctataccaagaatgaaaaccaattctactaacaatgccgataaaacatctttaatatgctcacatggttttcgcaaatcactccaaatcaaagcatatatacccatcaaaaaaataaatacaagaattgaataattaaatcacatatacatgtatttttcactattcacaaatacgtataattatacaaaactcgatgtatcaatacggttatcatggcacatcgtagggaaaaataaatataagtatatttcgaccttatacgcaattaaacatgataaaaatgaaatacttaaacatttatttccaaaaatactagccattaaacaattatttcaaaaataataataattaatcaattatttaaaaataatagccactaccaactcacctggtgtccttgggttccttgctagacccggaactccctcccaagactgaacaacacctaacagaataatataataaaaaaataaataacatatttaaactcaaaaagaaaatacaaaaaaataataatcaactctctatcgggcccactcactccaatcggttcaaaccccgACTGCagataatcaaattggtctccaattgcacttaagcccaactcaatttggactaGACCATTCCGGACCAACCCCgaaccattctcaattccactgaaccaagctcaaattcactgaaccaaactcaatttcactgaaccaggtttaattaaaccaatcagccttgaaccaactcaattcttatacaaaaatatattgaaccaacttggttcagcccaaaaacccttagcccaacatccaaaaccaaacccaaatcaacttcaactaattcaattcaaccaaaccattcaagtccaaccacactcaacttgatttaatcaaacccccgactgggatcaattcaatcaaacccaaccaattcaattctcatccaaacccaattccaattcaattaaatgaacttggttaaaccaaatcaaactcaactcaatcaactcaattcaattcaactcaaccaaatcaattataacttggtttgatccaaccaaatcaactctggctaactcaaccaattccaatctaaccatcatcattaacatcttaatcatcataatcatcaacttaattaactaaaccaaaccctaatctcgtgctacaagaattgctacaagaaaccgaaaaatctcatccttcattcaagctagattcatcacaaatacaatgatttttttcaacacaaattgaagcaacaatcatctataaccattaaacatgtttttttcctactcaaatccatcattatcttcatcaaatccatcaaatacacatatatacatgcatacatacactcattcatcaaaaaatacaccaagaaaagctcttaccaagTAAAACCATCCCTCCCATGAGCCTCCCTCCCagcgatctcccatcccccacctcaaatctcccatttttttctcctcatttcttcatttttttattttatttttttcttctcgtgCTATCAGTAGcacaaaagatggagaagaagatgaacaatttctcaaaccctagatttttttcctctaaattacattttcagccgaaattcactttcaatccctccaaatatattttcttacaaaaacagtccctgaaaaaaactcaccaatgatccctgaattatgaaatagtattctcaaaaggtcctttcaaattacccaacggtccccaggttataacacaacatttttttaaaaagatcccttccatcttactttttcagtcctcggtttccatagacaattcatgtccatccttttcatttatttttttaacccaaaaatttttttaaaaaaacttttacatttaagtccttgttctttccgctgggtttctcaccaaaaattactcgtcacaaaaaaatattactcgaatcgtagtaataccccgaatatttttttccaagaattatccaaaggttcgtgggtattacaatccttccccttaaaaaaatttcgtCCCTCGAAAATTTCTTAGCATCGATCAATCTGAtatcatcaatttcatttatcGGTTCCAAGATCCGctttctcttgctacaaatacgcttaatagtaaataatcacatcgcaaatcactatatatcgatcaacaaacaacatgccaaacacacttctttggcatcttcaagtcaactcattttggataaaaaaacaattccatCAAATATCTCAACCCATGATCCCCGATTACGATGACACTACTCAcctctttgtctcaaatgtcaaaacctactatcggTCCCCTCAATCCCAACACtgcaacttaggtttttaacccgatcgagactctaaatacttctatcggggcccttaactttctgtctaatcactactaaacctttaagtctagacacgacttctaaacttaggctcggatcacaacccgtgatctctaccaaaccgggatatctcaacctcacgactcgataccaaaaagatgtcacacccaccccttctatcgaggtaaatgtggcacccatcgcttaaaaattcccttttaacctGAAACCCGACAccctgcttttaaacaaaaatcggacctacaaatcacaatttacaactttacaccaactactgcgttcaaatacataaatatcactGAATACATACTCAAATTTatggtacaaccgctacaagatcacaacaccaacgacaagaaataaagaaagggggacCCATCTGCAGCCTCGGACTCAAcctcgactagctctatagtcgatcgtgcaatctagggtcccgccTCCCTGCACTACAAGACATTCGATTGGTCAGAgctggcttaataatttcaaatacttaaatacaatgatatatatagtatataaataccaacttctcaaataatttttccaacttttccaaaaataccgaatttttagcaaaaatacaatctttaaagaacttttgaaacataaattcaacatagatcaacatcaatcgATTTTTctcgaaaaacacaaatttttgtaaagatatcgcctcatcacaattcaaaaaaataacataaatttcaaattcaaaataacgcaatacccaacactcacccaaagataacatggttctagaaaactctctaaaccttcgccgtggccatggctagggttcgagccgtcaaggaactcatgtcctgaTCGCTGACCCATCTGCTCACCGGCCGGTGACCCCCTGGCCACTCGATGAATATCCGGGTCCGGGCTCTCCGCCTCCCACCGAAcggccctcgtagaaatcaatactcggtccaccacgccacctctaaaaggtcggcccgtggggacccactcatcgcagaggtcgggcctcagcccgtcaccatcaaaaccatcaagtaaatacaaagaataataccatcgatataaatcatatcacgggatccttttccgggacaagtattcacatcactggaaataaacattatttttccacaaagccaacgccaaaaagtataaccatgcataataccaagaaagatccactgataccattcctataccaaagaatgaaaaccaattctactaacaacgccgataaaacatctttaatatgctcacatggtttctgaaaatcactccaaatcaaagcatatatacccatcaaaaataaatacaagaattgaataattaaatcacatatacatgtattttcactattcacaaatcacgtataattatacaaaactcgatgtatcaatactggttatcatggcacatcgtaggaaaaataaatataagtatatttcgacctttatactgcaattaaacatgataaaaatgaaatacttaaacatttatttcaaaatactagccattaaacaattatttcaaaaataataataattaatcaattatttaaaaataatagccactaccaactcactccggtgtccttgggttccttacTAGACccgaactccctcccaagaccgaacaacacctaatagaataatataataaaaaaataaataacatatttaaactcaaaagaaaatacaaaaaaataataatcaactctctatcgggcccactcactccaatcggttcaaaccctcGACTCGcgataatcaaattggtctccaattgcacttaagcccaactcaatttggactaGACCATTCTGACCAACCTCgaaccattctcaattccactcgaaccaagctcaaattcactcgaaccaaactcaatttcactgaaccaggtttaattaaaccaatcagccttgaaccaactcaattcttatacaaaatatattgaaccaacttggttcagcccaaaacccttagcccaacatccaaaccaaaacccaaatcaacttcaactaattcaattcaaccaaaaccattcaagtccaaccacactcaacttgatttaatcaaacccccgactgggatcaattcaatcaaacccaaccaattcaattctcatccaaacccaattccaattcaattaaatgaacttggttaaaccaaatcaaactcaactcaatcaactcaattcaattcaactcaaccaaatcaattataacttggtttgatccaaccaaatcaacttggctaactcaaccaattccaatctaaccatcatcattaacatcttaatcatcataatcatcaacttaattaactaaaccaaaccctaatctcggtgctacaagaATTTGCTacaagaaaccgaaaaatctcatccttcattcaagctagattcatcacaaatacaatgatttttttcaacacaaatcgaagcaacaatcatctataaccattaaacatgtttttttcctactcaaatccatcattatcttcatcaaatccatcaaatacacatatatacatgcatacatacactcattcatcaaaaatacaccaagaaaagctcttaccaactaaaaccatccctcccGTGAGCTCCCTCCCacgatctcccatcccccacctcaaatctcccattttttttctccctcatttcttcattttttttatttttatttttttcttcccgTGCTATCAGATAGctacaaaagatggagaagaagatgaacaatttctcaaaccctagatttttttcctctaaattacattttcagccgaaattcactttcaatccctccaaatatattttcttacaaaacagtccctgaaaaaaactcaccaatgatccctgaattatgaaatagtattctcaaaaaggtcctttcaaattacccaacggtccccaggttataacacaacattttttaaaagatcccttccatcttacttttcagtcctcggtttccatagacaattcatgtccatccttttcatttattttttaacccaaaatttttttaaaaaactttttacatttaagtccttgttctttccgctgggtttctcaccaaaattactcagtacaaaaaatattatctgaatcgtagtaataccccgaatatatttttccagtaattatccaaaggttcagggtattacagagtaaattgtgagtaaatgtttagtataataaaaaaattatatatatatatatatatatatatatatatatgagagggtaaggagTGCAGGGAGCAGGGTTTTACCCTGCACCTCTTCAATCAGGTAAGGGTAAGGGCACGGGTAGGGATAGGGGCATACCCTCACCCGACCTGCACTCGCTCAAAAAAACTAACCCGGGAATACCTGCATCTGCACTGCATCCTGGCCAAAAGAGGGTATTAcaggtacgggtatacccgtcggatagagtacaaattgccatctctactcCTCCCAAATGGATGTTCACAAGAATAATACATGGTCTTCTAAACCCcccatcatatatataaatattatttatttattttaataaaaatattgatcatTTAATCCATGCGTTCATAGAGACggaaaatttgaattataaatttacACCCATAACAGGGC includes:
- the LOC120272319 gene encoding heat stress transcription factor A-1-like: MDGAGATAATTAPNAGTTAPNAALGSGAPPPPFLSKTYEMVDDPATDAIVSWGPGNNSFVVWNTPEFARDLLPKYFKHNNFSSFVRQLNTYGFRKVDPDRWEFANEGFLRGQKHLLKNIARRKPSHPHSQPLQTQAQNGSACVEVGKFGLEEEIERLKRDKTVLMKELVMLRQQQQTTDHQLQTLGQRLQGMEQRQQQMMSFLAKAMQSPGFLAQLVQQQNDSNRCISGGTKKRRLPKQEDKLDGEEGASLDGQIIKYQPLMNEAAKAMLMQILKMDTDSQMESMGNSGSYLIKNFPGSNSSSRNSSVTLSEMPASSVGTPYMPVSSGLSTICSSSTASEIQSNAADLPDISMLSTVPEAISSCPTDMDIPGFSPTDIPEDSNFESLYMDGESFSPDAEIEIFDGDQRLPDINDAFWEQFLSGSPISGETEEVVSGMQEATTNQTELDSSWTSAQNLAQLSEQMGLLSSQGKD